From the Syngnathus typhle isolate RoL2023-S1 ecotype Sweden linkage group LG22, RoL_Styp_1.0, whole genome shotgun sequence genome, the window atgtgtatcactaatgctgaacaccaatttatcccttaaaatcacagttcttgctcttttgacgtagttctgtgatgaatctgtccaccgatattcctgatgacattgtgtgtgaccaaaactgatggcgttcaaaaacaacgttcttttgtggactgcagtaaACTCTGAATGCTTtcaaaacttcctccatcgttgcttccccccccccttctggggtaatggcaagtgtatcatacacttccagcgcctcctcgccgacagtgtggagcaggatggcgATTTTAACCTCttcatttttatccaccgcaacagaagcaaccatatagagctggaaacgctgctcccacctgcgccagttttcagcgaggttccccgtgagtatcagcggagacggtggcctgaactgctccatgtcggctgtgttagctcccgttagcttgccgctaatcttcggtcaacacgtgttgaatactgaccttgacttactccgtaactccgtcttctgacaccatgttgtggctttacgctctgatacactgttgtagtgttgtcactaaccgtgggttgcttattgGTTGTTTCTGCAATaacacacggaggcaaggatgcagtacgagCCGATCTTTACTGCCTGCTAAGTCATGACGTCCTAGACtcccaatacagacagaccaacacagtcgagcaccgagtgctcgatccaatctaccacaaaccccaacctcaccgcacgtcactgatatatatgcatacacgttatttaaaacctactataagtcaatcgtaaatctacattctggcttctatagttcacgccaggagacgcaacatattcactgactgatccgttgatgcacaagaaggcattttactcattgactcgttcgcgaacgggaaagccaggattcgttccctcactgatccgttctcgcggtgaactggaaatgcgattcactcagtgagtgattcactcactgagtgattcgttcactcacagatccgttcgttggtgaacgggaaatgcaattcacgactcgttcgtgaacgggaagttacatcattttcttcttcgttttgttttacggggaggtagcaccagcttcaatgggcattactgacacctactggttgaagttgtatatgaaaggaaaaaaagaacaaataaattttggaagtgattcgttcactgaaaggatttgttctttttgaacgaatcgttcactcacgagccaacactacagCACGCCCGCCACCCCCGTGAATCCCAGAATATGGATGGAGGACGTTAAATTACCATCTGACGTCACCTTGAACAGCAACCTTCCAATAACTCCTCCGCGACGACAGGAGGCGCTAGGTACACGTAGTTTCATCCGCAACCTGTGGTGTCCGGACGAGAAGCGTTCTTTTTCTGTGCGAGTCAACACATCGGCTTGCAGCCTTCCACCTTAAATTGAAGCTAGCAGGCTAAAGGCAGAGCAAACAAACTCTGTTTGGTCATTTGCGTCTTCCAGACGTTCCGAATTTATGCTCCGTTTCAGCGTTTGAGTGTGTCGGCGCTGCGCCAGTTGTCGGGccacacaggaggaagatgttATCTTTTGCACAAAGGTAATGTTCACCAAAGCGAAGTTTAGCCCAAGTCCGTCTTTGTTTACAAGCtaattatacatttatttggctttTTAGTAACTTTTGTTGTCATACATGTCCCATTTGCAACGATGTTAAGTTAATTGCCAAGGCTATTTGCTTCTGATGAAGTGACAGTAAAAACAATGTGAAGTATTTTAATTATTGATATTGAATGAGAGGTGCTGGCGCTTAAATTTTGAATAATCTTATGCAATTAGGTCCCACAGACCTGAACACCAGGTTAAACAGGTACAGATCATTCCTGCTTCCTAGTCGACCTGTGCACAGCATTCCTGCATGCAATTGACTGCTTGTTCAGGTCCAGGTCTTTGCTGCAGTGGGCTCCTGGCAGTCCAGGCCACAGCCCAGTCATGCACAAAGACGCTCTGTGAGTCAGACACGGCCACCTCACTCCGAATTGGATCCGATCCTTCTGCCACGGAGGCAAAGCTGCACAACTTTTTCATTCATGTGCATTGACCCAGGTCATCACTGATGTGCTTGGCTCATCTGAACTGAAAAATACTGaaaataaattttatttttattgcagtgTTAAATGTAAGTCTAGTATTCTTCCATGTTTTCTGCATCCCATCCTGCTCTCTGTTTGTATTTTGTAAATACTTTTAGTGTCATGTCTGCTTCTGGGTCCAAATCCTGCCCCACACGTGACAATATGTTTTCACATTTTTAGTTTTGCTCTCTTTTCTGATTGCCTTCCAGGGTTTTGCTAGTGTTGCTTCTCTTTCCATCTGTGGTCGCCGCTCAAGAAGAGGATCCCTCACTATTGGATGGGTGGCGTGATGTGTGGCTATTTCGCTTCCTGATCAACTTGCTGGGATACTCGACCATCATTATCCCGGGCTATTTTCTTATCCGCTACTTCAAGCGCACCAATTACTTGGACACAGGTGAAGCCGTATAACCGGTGTGCTGCAAAGCCACTCCGATTTGAGTCGACATTTCATGTGGTTCTTGTATGTTTCAGGTAGTGGCTTATGCTCTACGGTCATCAAGACCTGTGTATTTGGAACCGAAGCCAAGTTGTTGGATGACGTGTCCGTCACATCCCGGAATGAGGGGGATTCGGGCTCGTCGCTGCGACAGGCCGTTAGCTTGATCTTTTGTGCAGCCGGACTTCAGGTGAGGATACGCCCATTAAATACACAAGACTGTATGCAGTAACTAAGGTAAAAATGAGTCGGTTATTATTCTTTGCACAGATACAGGAAggattgttttattgtttgatttaGCTAAGAGTGAGCACACCAGcagtttggtctttttttttttattttaaattcaatGATGTTAATTTTATTGTAGAAAATCCTGCAAAAGAAGTTTTCCTTTCAGGGAAAATGCATTAGAATGTTATGGTAAAATACTAGACATTTGTCAAAATGATCCGCCATCGCAAACTGCGACCATGATAATGAACAGTTAAGTTGGTTCATGGAGTTTGATTAAATTTTAACGGAAGGTAATTATCAGCCTCTTTCCCATTAATTTCATGCAGTTTTTGTGCCATTGAGATATAAAAGTATTGTTAAAAAAATTTCATTGATTCGGGGACAAATTCTATGTATCAAAAGTACTAATAGTATCGGTGCTTGTTATTGGTGAATACTCAAGAACTGAGTACTTGCACTAATAGCGGTCTGAAAAAAGTTATATCGAGCATCCCTGAAGAGGGTAATTGAAAAATGTTCTGTCTATTTTTGATATGATTCATTGTCAAGCCCAAGTTCTTCCCGCCATCCACTCATTGGGCTGTTTTGGTGTGCCAGGTGTCATACCTGACGTGGGGGGTCCTGCAGGAGAGGGTGATGACCCAATCCTACGGAGCCTCAACTCCAGAGGAAGAGGGCGAGCGTTTCAAGGATTCTCAGTTTTTGGTCTTCATGAACCGGATTTTGGCCCTGACTGTGTCGGGATTGTGGTGCCTGCTGTTCAAGCAGCCACGCCACGGCACGCCCATGTACAAGTACTCGTTCGCCTCACTCTCCAACATCATGAGCAGCTGGTGCCAGTACGAGGCACTCAAGTACATCAGCTTCCCCACTCAGGTCCTGGCCAAGGCCTCCAAGGTCATTCCGGTTATGCTCATGGGTAAACTCATTTCCCAGAAGAGCTACGAGTACTGGGAGTACCTGACGGCGGCGCTCATTTCAGTTGGCGTCAGCATGTTTCTGTTGTCCAGCACTGCCGGCAAGCACTCGTCCACCGTCACCACCTTTAGTGGCGTGATCATCCTGGGCGGCTACATCGTCTTCGATAGCTTCACCTCCAACTGGCAGGACAACCTGTTCAAGTTCAAGATGTCCTCCGTCCAGATGATGTTTGGAGTCAACCTGTTCTCTTGCCTCTTGACGGTGGGCTCGCTGCTCGAGCAGGGCGCATTCTTCGACTCGCTGGCGTTCATGGCGCGCCACTCGGAGTTTGCCTTCCACGCCGTGCTGCTGTCCGTTTGCTCAGCATGCGGCCAGCTCTTCATCTTCTACACCATCAACCAGTTCGGCGCTGCCGTCTTCACCATCATCATGACTTTGCGCCAGGCCATTGCCATTCTCCTTTCCTGCTTCCTTTACGGCCACGCCGTCACCGTGATTGGCATCTTTGGCGTGGCCGTCGTATTCCTGGCTCTATTTTTGCGAGTGTACGCCCGTAGTCGGGTGAAGTTGGGCTGGCGGCATACTCAGCCTATGATGCAGAAGGTGTAGCGTTTGCACCAAACTGAGGACTGAGACCACGTTTTCGGTGGggccttttttttaaaacgaaTGACGTCCATTGTTTATCATCTCTGTTAGGTACTGaaagggatttttttgtttgttattttgtgCCTCCAAGCGGTTTCACAACCTGCCTCGTTACAGTCACAAGATGTTTTTCTCCCTTAAGGACAATTTGTGGCTAGTTTGGTCACTGCTAGTTGCTGAGAAAAACCTACTCCATAAAAAATTAGGGATATTCATcttttgggtgttttttttgtttgtttttttaaattgaaaataggtattttattttttaagagtaCAGGAAGTTAAAGTAGAatttgagaagaaaaacaaaactcagGGGGCGGACATTTTAACTtggactgtgatgtcattttcagtcaaacagcaagtggcaaaatagtCACCCCCTATATTAGAACATATTAATGAGCATACTTTTTACACAACTTCCCCTTTAAAGTAAGTTAAATTAAATTACCTGTAACGCTTATGACTACATTTTAGGTTCATCCTAAAATGTCACCCGGAAGCTAACTTTTTGTGAGTAGTGTGTGTGGGCTTTATGGCAAAAACAAACTTTATGACATTGCCCTGAATTGACTGAACACTGAAACAAGATGGTCAATATCATAAAATCATCCGTTGGTCTGTCACAGTT encodes:
- the slc35b2 gene encoding adenosine 3'-phospho 5'-phosphosulfate transporter 1; the encoded protein is MLSFAQRVLLVLLLFPSVVAAQEEDPSLLDGWRDVWLFRFLINLLGYSTIIIPGYFLIRYFKRTNYLDTGSGLCSTVIKTCVFGTEAKLLDDVSVTSRNEGDSGSSLRQAVSLIFCAAGLQVSYLTWGVLQERVMTQSYGASTPEEEGERFKDSQFLVFMNRILALTVSGLWCLLFKQPRHGTPMYKYSFASLSNIMSSWCQYEALKYISFPTQVLAKASKVIPVMLMGKLISQKSYEYWEYLTAALISVGVSMFLLSSTAGKHSSTVTTFSGVIILGGYIVFDSFTSNWQDNLFKFKMSSVQMMFGVNLFSCLLTVGSLLEQGAFFDSLAFMARHSEFAFHAVLLSVCSACGQLFIFYTINQFGAAVFTIIMTLRQAIAILLSCFLYGHAVTVIGIFGVAVVFLALFLRVYARSRVKLGWRHTQPMMQKV